In Bradyrhizobium sp. 1(2017), one DNA window encodes the following:
- a CDS encoding MBL fold metallo-hydrolase, translating into MIFRQLFDSVSGTYSYLLASRPGGEALILDPVLEKVDRYCQLLRELDLKLVKAVDTHLHADHVTGLGELRDRTHCMTVMGDQTKADVVAMRVADGDKVTIEGLSLDVMYTPGHTDDSYSYLMGDRVFTGDTLLIRGTGRTDFQNGSSRAQYESIFNRLLKLPDETMVFPAHDYKGDTVSTIGEEKRYNPRLQVRSVDEYIELMANLKLPNPKMMDVAVPANMHVGLHQEELEKEGRALSAIDAIRTLGRPDILLVDLRESNERIKHGMLEGALHTPYQSVEESLKPGGMLREVAAATGRRVVFFCAFGERSAMAVAAAKQAGLTNTAHIAGGIDAWKKAGGPVLH; encoded by the coding sequence ATGATCTTTCGCCAGCTCTTTGACAGCGTTTCAGGCACCTACAGTTACCTGCTTGCGAGCCGCCCCGGCGGCGAGGCGCTGATCCTCGATCCCGTACTGGAGAAGGTCGACCGCTACTGCCAGCTGCTGCGCGAGCTCGACCTCAAGCTGGTCAAGGCGGTGGACACCCATCTGCATGCCGACCACGTCACCGGACTCGGCGAGCTGCGCGACCGCACCCATTGCATGACCGTGATGGGCGACCAGACCAAGGCCGACGTCGTCGCCATGCGGGTCGCGGACGGCGACAAGGTGACGATCGAAGGCCTGTCGCTCGACGTGATGTACACGCCGGGCCATACCGACGATTCCTATTCCTATCTGATGGGCGACCGCGTCTTCACCGGCGACACGCTCCTGATCCGCGGCACCGGCCGCACCGATTTCCAGAACGGTTCTTCGCGCGCGCAGTACGAGTCCATTTTCAACCGGCTGCTCAAGCTGCCGGACGAGACGATGGTGTTTCCGGCCCATGACTACAAGGGCGACACCGTCTCCACCATCGGCGAAGAGAAGCGCTACAATCCCAGGCTCCAGGTGCGCTCGGTCGACGAATATATCGAGCTGATGGCCAACCTGAAGCTGCCCAATCCGAAGATGATGGACGTGGCGGTGCCCGCCAACATGCATGTCGGCCTGCATCAGGAAGAACTAGAGAAAGAGGGCCGCGCGCTCAGCGCAATCGATGCGATCCGCACCCTCGGCCGGCCGGACATCCTGCTGGTCGATCTGCGCGAGAGCAACGAGCGGATCAAGCACGGCATGCTCGAAGGCGCGCTGCACACGCCCTATCAGTCCGTGGAGGAGAGCCTCAAGCCCGGCGGCATGCTGCGCGAGGTCGCGGCCGCTACCGGCCGCCGTGTCGTCTTCTTCTGCGCCTTCGGCGAGCGTTCGGCGATGGCGGTGGCCGCCGCCAAGCAAGCCGGCCTGACCAACACCGCCCATATCGCCGGCGGCATCGATGCCTGGAAGAAGGCGGGCGGACCGGTGCTGCACTGA
- a CDS encoding MFS transporter: protein MVDILAAPQQGKADSALRTLTGISIAHWVSHFHLLVLPMLFPFLKGQLGVGYIELGFALTVFAVVSGLTQAPTGYLVDHFGARRILLAGLALGGFALILLGLHLSYASLIACAVLLGLANSVYHPADYAILAEHMDEARMGRAFSIHTFAGFLGGAVAPAIVAALVTLSGGAGALIASGAIGVAVALLLIVMNIPDAGAHKKKPGNENAPKQAVITPALITLTALFMLLSLSVAGINNFGVVALMSGYGASYSAANIALTAFLGASALGVLAGGVLADRTERHGQVAAACFAVNAAIVLLIALVTLPGPALTAAMTAAGFLSGVIAPSRDMLVRNAAPAGAAGRAFGIVSTGFNLGGIVSPLLFGWIMDQSAPHWVFGASVIFMLATVVLSPFTERKRQAEA, encoded by the coding sequence ATGGTCGACATTCTCGCCGCACCGCAGCAAGGCAAGGCGGACAGCGCCCTGCGTACGCTGACGGGCATCTCGATCGCGCATTGGGTCAGCCATTTCCATCTGCTGGTGCTGCCGATGCTGTTCCCGTTCCTCAAGGGCCAGCTCGGCGTCGGCTATATCGAGCTCGGCTTCGCACTCACGGTGTTCGCGGTGGTGTCAGGATTGACCCAGGCGCCGACCGGCTATCTCGTCGACCATTTTGGCGCGCGGCGCATTCTCTTGGCCGGGCTCGCGCTCGGCGGCTTCGCGCTGATCCTGCTCGGCCTGCATCTCAGCTACGCCTCGCTGATCGCCTGCGCCGTGCTGCTGGGTCTCGCCAACAGCGTGTATCATCCCGCCGATTACGCGATCCTGGCCGAGCACATGGACGAGGCGCGGATGGGCCGCGCCTTCTCGATTCACACCTTTGCCGGCTTTCTCGGCGGCGCGGTGGCGCCGGCGATCGTGGCTGCGCTCGTCACCCTGTCCGGCGGCGCGGGGGCACTGATCGCTTCGGGCGCGATCGGTGTCGCGGTGGCGCTGCTGCTGATCGTCATGAACATTCCCGACGCCGGCGCGCACAAGAAAAAGCCCGGCAACGAGAACGCGCCGAAACAGGCCGTGATCACCCCGGCGCTGATCACGCTGACCGCGCTGTTCATGCTGCTGAGCCTGTCGGTCGCCGGCATCAACAATTTCGGCGTGGTGGCGCTGATGAGCGGCTACGGCGCCTCCTACTCCGCCGCCAACATCGCGCTGACCGCATTCCTTGGCGCCAGTGCCCTCGGCGTGCTCGCAGGCGGCGTCCTCGCCGATCGCACCGAGCGTCACGGCCAGGTCGCCGCGGCCTGCTTCGCCGTCAATGCGGCGATCGTGCTGCTGATTGCGCTGGTGACGCTGCCGGGCCCGGCTCTCACCGCCGCAATGACGGCCGCGGGCTTCCTCTCCGGCGTGATCGCCCCCTCGCGCGACATGCTGGTGCGCAACGCGGCGCCCGCCGGCGCTGCAGGACGCGCCTTCGGTATCGTCTCCACCGGCTTCAATCTCGGCGGCATCGTCAGCCCGCTGCTGTTCGGTTGGATCATGGATCAAAGCGCGCCGCACTGGGTGTTCGGCGCGTCCGTGATCTTCATGCTGGCGACGGTGGTGCTGTCGCCGTTCACGGAGCGGAAGCGGCAAGCCGAGGCGTAG
- a CDS encoding N-acyl-D-amino-acid deacylase family protein has protein sequence MSTPDLVIRGGTVADGRGGEMFEADIAISDGKISEVGKVSAKGAEEIDARGKLVTPGFVDVHTHYDGQVTWSQDITPSSQNGVTTAIMGNCGVGFAPCKPADHTRLIQLMEGVEDIPEPVLSAGIPWAWESFPDYMDWLSKRDFDIDVGAQLPHAALRVYVMGERGARRDPSTAADNAAMAKLAGEAVRSGALGFSTSRTLNHRTSTGDFTPTLKAGEDELTAIAGAMHRQGRSVLQFVLDLSTIHEDLPMMLRVADTTKCPISFSITQNDKSPQRWRQTLDEINAAARRGLSITAQIAARPVGLLLGLELSRNPFQTHPSYKAIAHLPLQERLARLHQSDVRKAILSETATATDDPLFFRPNYDKMFLLGDPPDYEQPPENALGPQARKQGRQPEELAYDAMLSDEGRGMLYVPFLNYADGNLDATREMLIDPQSVPGLSDGGAHCGIICDASFPTYLLTHWTRDRKRGEKLSIPFVVAAQSRKTALSVGLTDRGLIAPGYKADVNVIDYDRLHLHPPKVHYDLPVGGRRLLQDVDGYEATIVSGVVTRRQGEATGKRPGKLIRGAQGVN, from the coding sequence ATGAGCACCCCTGATCTCGTGATCCGCGGCGGCACTGTTGCGGATGGGCGCGGCGGCGAAATGTTCGAGGCTGATATCGCCATCAGCGACGGCAAGATCAGCGAGGTCGGGAAGGTCTCGGCCAAGGGAGCGGAAGAGATCGACGCGCGCGGAAAGCTGGTGACTCCGGGCTTCGTCGACGTTCACACCCATTACGACGGTCAGGTCACCTGGAGCCAGGACATCACGCCGTCCTCGCAGAACGGCGTCACCACCGCGATCATGGGCAATTGCGGCGTCGGCTTCGCACCGTGCAAGCCGGCCGATCACACCCGCCTGATCCAGCTGATGGAAGGCGTCGAGGACATTCCCGAGCCGGTGCTGAGCGCCGGCATTCCCTGGGCCTGGGAGAGCTTTCCCGATTACATGGACTGGCTGTCGAAGCGCGATTTCGACATCGATGTCGGCGCGCAACTGCCGCATGCCGCGCTGCGCGTCTACGTCATGGGCGAGCGCGGCGCCCGCCGGGATCCCTCGACCGCCGCGGACAACGCGGCGATGGCAAAGCTCGCGGGCGAGGCTGTGCGCTCCGGCGCGCTCGGCTTCTCGACCTCGCGCACGCTCAATCATCGCACCTCGACCGGCGATTTCACGCCGACGCTGAAGGCCGGCGAGGACGAGCTCACCGCGATTGCCGGCGCGATGCATCGGCAGGGCCGCAGCGTGCTGCAATTCGTGCTGGATCTGTCGACCATCCACGAGGACCTGCCGATGATGCTGCGGGTGGCGGACACGACGAAGTGCCCGATCTCGTTCTCGATCACGCAGAACGACAAGTCACCGCAGCGCTGGCGCCAGACGCTGGACGAGATCAATGCCGCCGCACGGCGCGGTCTTTCCATCACCGCGCAGATCGCCGCACGCCCGGTCGGGCTGCTGCTCGGGCTCGAGCTGTCGCGCAATCCCTTCCAGACCCATCCGAGCTACAAGGCGATCGCGCATCTGCCGCTGCAGGAGCGCCTCGCGCGGCTGCATCAGAGCGACGTGCGCAAGGCGATCCTGAGCGAGACGGCGACCGCGACCGACGATCCGCTGTTCTTCCGTCCGAACTACGACAAGATGTTCCTGCTCGGCGATCCCCCCGATTACGAGCAGCCGCCGGAGAACGCGCTCGGACCGCAGGCGCGCAAGCAGGGCCGGCAGCCGGAAGAGCTCGCCTATGACGCGATGCTGTCCGACGAGGGCCGCGGCATGCTTTACGTGCCCTTCCTCAACTATGCGGACGGCAATCTCGATGCGACACGCGAGATGCTGATCGATCCGCAATCGGTGCCGGGCCTGTCCGACGGCGGCGCGCATTGCGGCATCATTTGCGATGCCAGCTTCCCGACTTATCTGCTGACGCACTGGACGCGGGACCGCAAGCGCGGCGAGAAACTGTCGATCCCGTTCGTGGTCGCGGCGCAGTCGCGCAAGACTGCGCTCTCGGTCGGCCTCACCGATCGCGGCCTGATTGCCCCCGGCTACAAGGCCGACGTCAACGTGATCGACTATGACCGGCTGCATCTGCATCCGCCGAAGGTGCATTACGATCTGCCCGTGGGCGGCCGGCGGCTGCTGCAGGATGTCGACGGCTATGAGGCCACGATCGTGTCCGGCGTGGTGACGCGGCGGCAGGGCGAGGCGACGGGAAAGCGGCCGGGGAAGTTGATTCGCGGTGCGCAGGGGGTGAATTGA
- a CDS encoding MFS transporter, with protein sequence MSAQGTPNAGRTTGTPKGAWTITFLLFLFMLVNFADKIVVGLAGVPIMADLKLTPEQFGLLGSSFFFLFSISAIVVGFIVNKVPTRWVLLSLAVVWALAQFPMVGTVSFTTLLICRIVLGAGEGPAFSVAAHAIYKWFPDEKRTLPTAILSQGSAFGVIIAVPALNWIIVNHSWHYAFGALGIVGLIWVCAWLALGKEGPLEDTQALAVSETKIPYIQLLTSRTFLGCVAATFGAYWALSLGLTWFTPFIIKGLGFSQSQAGWISTLPWIFGATIVILTGWISQLMMARGSTTRVARGVLGSVPLVIGGLILAMMPHVQGAGLQLALLVVGTGLCGAIYVVCPPMLGEFTPTSQRGAILAIYGALYTLSGIIAPAVMGTVIQHASSTLDGYMTGFTINAAIMVGSGLLGLLLLWPNTERARLTGGAASQAAPLKSAVSPT encoded by the coding sequence ATGAGCGCTCAGGGAACGCCCAATGCGGGCAGGACGACCGGAACACCGAAGGGCGCCTGGACCATCACTTTTCTCCTGTTTCTCTTCATGCTGGTGAACTTCGCCGACAAGATCGTGGTGGGTCTCGCCGGCGTGCCGATCATGGCGGACCTCAAGCTGACGCCGGAGCAATTCGGCCTGCTCGGCTCCTCGTTCTTCTTCCTGTTCTCGATCTCGGCCATCGTGGTCGGCTTCATCGTCAACAAGGTGCCGACGCGCTGGGTGCTGTTGTCGCTCGCGGTGGTCTGGGCGCTGGCACAGTTTCCGATGGTCGGCACCGTCTCCTTCACCACGCTGCTGATCTGCCGCATCGTGCTCGGCGCCGGCGAAGGCCCGGCCTTCTCGGTCGCCGCGCACGCCATCTACAAATGGTTTCCCGACGAGAAGCGCACGCTGCCGACCGCGATCCTGTCGCAAGGCTCGGCCTTCGGCGTGATCATCGCGGTGCCGGCTCTGAACTGGATCATCGTCAACCATTCCTGGCACTATGCCTTCGGCGCGCTCGGCATCGTCGGCCTGATCTGGGTCTGTGCCTGGCTCGCGCTCGGCAAGGAAGGCCCGCTGGAGGACACCCAGGCCCTCGCCGTCAGCGAGACGAAGATTCCCTACATTCAGCTGCTCACCTCGCGCACCTTCCTCGGCTGCGTTGCCGCGACCTTCGGCGCTTATTGGGCGCTGTCGCTCGGGCTGACCTGGTTCACGCCCTTCATCATCAAGGGCCTCGGCTTCTCGCAGAGCCAGGCCGGCTGGATTTCCACTCTGCCCTGGATCTTCGGCGCCACCATCGTGATCCTGACCGGCTGGATCTCGCAATTGATGATGGCCCGCGGCTCGACCACCCGCGTCGCTCGCGGCGTGCTCGGCTCCGTGCCGCTGGTCATCGGCGGCCTGATCCTGGCGATGATGCCGCACGTCCAGGGCGCCGGCCTTCAGCTCGCTTTGCTTGTGGTCGGAACGGGCCTGTGCGGCGCGATCTACGTGGTCTGCCCGCCCATGCTCGGCGAGTTCACGCCGACCTCGCAGCGCGGCGCGATCCTCGCGATCTACGGCGCTCTCTACACGCTCTCGGGCATCATCGCGCCCGCCGTGATGGGCACGGTCATCCAGCACGCCAGCAGCACGCTCGACGGCTACATGACCGGCTTCACCATCAACGCCGCGATCATGGTCGGCTCCGGCCTGCTCGGTCTGTTGCTGCTCTGGCCGAACACCGAACGCGCCAGGCTGACCGGTGGTGCAGCCTCGCAGGCCGCGCCGTTGAAGAGCGCGGTGTCGCCGACGTAA
- a CDS encoding ABC transporter ATP-binding protein: protein MLSIKNLSKTFFSAGEPVHVLRGVDLDLAAGERVALTGESGSGKSTLLHLIAGLDAADGGTIRLADVEVTKLSDAGRAELRRDRIGLVFQQFNLIPSLSVADNLAFQARIAGRHDAAWTQELTERLGLGSLLKRYPEQLSGGQQQRVAIGRALATKPSLLLADEPTGNLDEATAEDVLALTRDLVARTGCGFLMVTHSLHLAGTLDRHLTLHAGRIA, encoded by the coding sequence GTGCTGAGTATCAAGAATCTCTCCAAGACCTTCTTCTCGGCCGGCGAGCCGGTCCACGTGCTGCGCGGTGTCGATCTCGACCTTGCGGCGGGCGAGCGCGTCGCACTGACCGGTGAATCCGGCAGCGGCAAGAGCACGCTGCTGCACCTGATAGCGGGGCTCGATGCCGCCGATGGCGGCACGATCCGGCTGGCTGACGTCGAGGTCACCAAGCTGTCCGATGCAGGCCGCGCGGAGCTTCGACGCGATCGGATCGGCCTGGTTTTTCAGCAATTCAACCTGATCCCGAGCCTGTCGGTTGCGGACAATCTCGCTTTCCAGGCCCGGATCGCGGGCCGGCACGATGCCGCCTGGACCCAAGAGCTGACCGAGCGGCTCGGACTCGGCAGCCTGCTGAAGCGTTATCCAGAGCAATTATCGGGCGGGCAGCAGCAGCGCGTCGCGATCGGCCGGGCGCTGGCGACAAAACCCTCGCTGCTGCTGGCGGACGAGCCGACCGGCAATCTGGACGAAGCCACCGCCGAGGACGTGCTGGCGCTGACGCGCGATCTCGTCGCGCGCACCGGCTGCGGCTTCCTGATGGTGACGCACAGCCTGCATCTGGCCGGCACGCTTGATCGTCACCTCACCTTGCATGCGGGGCGGATCGCATGA